Genomic segment of Hydra vulgaris chromosome 08, alternate assembly HydraT2T_AEP:
aaacctatTTGCGCATTAGCATCTccttgtttaataatataatcttCTTTAGAAGTATTTTATAGAAACACTCTAGTTTCATGTGTATAATCTGCATCTATTATTCGTGGTGCATTGAATACAGCAACACCATATTTTAAAGCGATACCTAATTTGGAATATATTTGACCATTTAAATCAGGCATGTCAATCCCAATTTGGTATGGGGGCCTCTTTCGCCTAAGGAAATATTGTAAGGGCAGCTTAagctaaaacttatttttctgaTGAATGAAGTGTAACTCGTCAACCCAAACTGTCCTTTTGCTAAGGTTTGATGTGAAGTAAACaagataataattatatttaaaatctacaAATCACtgcattattattaaaaagtacagaagtttaattttgcattatttatttcaCCCAATAAGaacacaataaaaatgaataaggagtattttgcaataataataagaaacattataaaattttggatTTTCCAGAAATTTGACATCTTTTATTCGCTAAAAGCGATTAAAAAGTAAGGTCTGATTTTATAATTTGGCTAGCTACCACTTTCATTATGGAAGACAAATGTTCATTAGTAAGCCTGGACCTCTCGGGGGTTTTATTTCGTTTCATGCGCGAAAAAAGTTGCTCACAAAGATAAGTTCTGCCAAACACTGCACATATTTGACATGCAAATTGAATCATCTTTGGAAAATGATGTGGTGGTAAAAACGAATAAAACTTGGGCACACCAACATCAGTAAATTATTGTTTGAGAACAGAGTCACACTGAAATTCAATTAATTCCATTTGCAGATCTTCTTCCACTTTTTCAATATCAAAGTTGAATGATGAGGTGAACAAAGCAAACTTTGGTTCACATTTTATGAAATCTTGAAACCTTACTTTAAAATCTGGttttacattgtttatattttttgtgtagatgctgaaaataaaatttgggtCTTGCAGCTTCATAGACTTGCACGTTTCAAAATGTACGAAGTTTTCTTGTTCAATTTGGCGTTCCCAGAGTAAAAGTTTGGTTTGAAAGCTCTGACATTATCAACATCGTAGTGACCAATTTGTTCTTTCCTTGCAAAATAATGTTCAGATCATTCAGGTGTTTTGTGATATCAACTAGAAAAGCTAAATCTTGAAGAAACATGGTATTTTTTATATCTGAAATATCTTGCCCTTTTGTTtccaaaaattgaaatatttcagTATTCAGATGATTGAATGCTTTGAGCACTCTGTGACATGATAACCATCGAACTTGAGTCTAAAATGATAAATCCTCATATTCACTGTCCTTTTCATTCAACAATGAAGCAAACTGGCGATGGTTTAGTCCTCTTGATCTTATCTAGTTGACAACAAATTTTATTCTTGTAATCACATAATCCAGATCAACTGTTTTTCCGCATAATACTTCTTGGTGAATGATACAATGaaaattgtttatctttttgcCAATTTTCTCATTTAATTTACCAACAAAACCCTTCTTCGAACCAATCATAGCGGGTGTTCCATCAATAACCATAGACACAAGTTTAGTAATTGGAAGTTTATACTTGCCCAGTAATTTTTCAATCTCCAAAATAATTTCTGCATCTGTTGTTGTACCATGCATTAGAATCAACTCTAGAAGTTCCTTTGTAATTTCATATTTGAAATTGCAACCTCTGATAAAAACACACAACTGAGCAACAGCATTGACATCTGTACTTTCATCAATAGCAATTGAAAAGGCCTGAACATCCTTGCAGGTTTTTGTTAACTGACTTCTCAAATCTGTTGCTATGTCATTATCACGCTCAGCAACTATATTTCTTGACAGGCTTAtgttgtttaaatcttttattttttcagggCAAAGAATCTTTGCAGTTTCAATTAGGcagtttttgataaattcaCCGTCAATGAAAGGTCTGGAATGAAATGCGGCCGTGGCGCAATGGTTAGAACGCTTGcattataagcaggagatccaggttcgaaatgagctctggacatattttcgcgtcacggtaaggaaggaggcgtgaactttctggttaaatgcacttccgcggtgctatGTGACAaaaccgttaggacttctttgggcacctaaaaaaattaaaaaaaaaaaaaaaaaaaatgcatttaaatgtGCCAGATTATAACATCATTTGACTTCATTTAATTTGTCtgtccttttatttttttgatcaatttcaaatttttcctgATGAGTTTTATAGTGCCTCTTGATATTGAATTCTTTCGGCACACTAACTTTTTGTTGACAAATCAGATAAATAATACTTTCATTAATGCttgtaaaaaagtatagtaCTTTCcattttgattgaaaaattcttttttcatcTTCAATTTTACGTTTTGTGCTTGCACTTGGTTTTGAATGAGACATTTTGATTTTAGTGACAataaccaaaaaacaaaaatagctcAATGGTAAACAACAACAACCACACGATAACAACTAATTAGGCCGGGccgaataaaaaaaagcaattgctctttCTCAGCGTTTTTCGAGTAATTGTTAGGCTTTACGATAACAAAAATTTGAGGAATTTTCATCTAATTTTTGTTCACGTAAAGTTGAGCAATTACTCAGCGTTTTTGAAGtgaattgctcagctttacgtaaataaaagtttgaaagatttttattaaatctttattcacgtaaagctgaacaattactccaaaaacgctgagtaaaagcaattggttTTTTATATTCACCCGCCTTATTTTCTCATATcgattgttaaaattaaaatatatcgtcataattttttaataattttttgtagttttaattttagagtttcaattttaataaaaagtgagaaaattaatttagtattcatatactttttaataaaggaGTTCAGAAAACTACtagtgattttttaattgttgtttttaataaaacattttttaaattcacgTCTGCGGGCCGCcataagtaataaaatgattaaaatgttGGGGGCCGCCATAAAAGGTCTTGCGGGCCGCCACTTTGACATGCCTAATCTAAGTCTTCATCtatgttaacaaaatatatgccAGTGGATACTAAAATATGTTCTTTTGGTTTAAGTATATGATCCCTTCTTCTTCTCAAATCAAAACAAGCACTATCTTTTGTATCATAAAAAAGCCATTCTTctgtatttcttattttaatcatctaaaaaatattacaaatttttataccgatttttaaaaaaatacataaaaaaacattatatacaaatatattctttaagttctaaacaataaacaactttttctcttttatttttatgcacATATATACAATCTTTACAATAACCTGCTTTACAGTAGTagcaattataacaaaataaaaaatttttctcacaAAGATTGCAGTAACCAAACCAATTATAATCAAATTCAAATTGGTTAATATCGTTCGAATTTAATGGTCTAGTAAAAAGTTCATCAATATAAGGCAACATCGGTATCATAGTTTGGTATTCCGTATCTATAAACATTTGCACAAATAACTCCTCGACTTCTCCCACCAGTTTTTTATCGTAATTCTCCTGAAATTTCGAATCATCTAAAGGTATAGCactgttataatatttttattttttttaacaatttccaAACCAGTATTTTCGTAAAATCGTTTTTCTTCATctgccattttttaataaaaaaaaaaaaaaaaaacaacttaaaaaaagtcttttatcaAAGAATCAAGTATTACATAAGTATTACTTGGTTTTTTACTAAAAGAATTGTTTTCTTCTAACAAGAGTACTACTTGATTTCCTTGCTAgaagaaattgtttttgttgtttgaaCAAGACCTTTTTCCCACTTTTTATATGAAAAGGTTTACTAAATTAGTCATAACAACTTATCCTACCTCATTAAAATAGAGTTAAAGTATCAAAGtacatattttaaagttcaatgGTGTTATCATGCTACATTTGAACTTTGAACTTTTATGACATAATTCAcatgtcattaaaattttttaaaaaacttgttttgttcTGGTTTTTTATTCTCTCTTTTCAAGTAAAAACAGTTTCAAAGGAAcacattttgattttgaatttattcaaaggaaactgaaaaaaatggaaacaacTGATTTTGTAGCTGTTTATTGCAATGATAACAACTATCTAATTTGCAGATTTAGTAGCGAGTATTTTGTGGCTTATagattttaaagaagaaaaaaatattaaaaataaacaatattctACTGTGCCACTGAAAACTCTGGCTCAATTTAATCATGTCAAAAAAGAATGTTGTAGGAACCTAAAAATGAAGGATGCAAAATCCTTATCCCGTGGAAATATAGAGACATGTGCAatcttaataaaacaaattatatgtCCGAGTTGAAATTGAACTATCAAAGACGACTCcaaattcaaaatttctaaAGGAGAAATCACTTTTaacgttatttttaaatttaatcataatAAATTGACCAAAAAAGTGTTGGAATCTTTGATGGGAGATTTGGAAAATGCTCAAAACAGAGCTTATCAAACAGTAGCTTATCCGAAAACTGGAGTGTTTAAAAATACTGATTTTAATGGTTATACTATTAGTTTGGCAAAAGAAGACGACGACATTCATTTAACAGAATACGAAAGACAATTATTGGTAGAACCTTCTCTAATCAATACCATAAATAAAGGTGGTAGAAAATTTAAGATGAACTTGAAACAAGCAGCTGAATCGCTAGCCGAGAAAGAAACGAGCTAAATGAAAAAGTAAAGCCAGAAGTAGAAGAAgaggaattaatttttttgtaaattttttttaattaaaaaaacctgttttaattataaaaaacttgttttttatataaaataattcctGTATAAagagttgtaaataaaaaattctagttCATTTTCGAAAGAGAGAATGGCTAGCAAACAACTCGATTAAAGTCTGCtaaaagttgtttaacttttttatccTGATAATTAATTACATCCTATGTTGTATaaactttatcatttaaataataagtatgaAGAGTGGCAAGATATTATATtttcctattaaaaaaaatgtgacttGGAATTAAACTTGCCTGAGGAAAAATTTGATGACTTGTATCATATTTTCATAGCTAAAGACTATGAAAATAATCTtggtttatttgaaaaatctaCTCGTAAATATGTGAGTTTTGCAATTACCCCAATGGATAAAAAGTATGTTTGAAACATGTTGCATGATCAatgctgattttttaaatataacaaaaacaacagtggaaaaacaatatgaaaaacaaagaaaaaatatgtatgatttgactaaaatttattaactttattacaaaacaacaagaagaaatcaaaataaatgttgttcacaaacttaaagtattttaaaatattattttttgtttccttATATCAGCCACAAATGGGAATGCGACGACTTgaagaaaaattgtaaaatctTAGAGAATTAATACCCTTCTTGTGTACAAAGACCCTATTTTTCATATCATGACAAACTTTTTCATAATGGATATTACACCATTTTTACACCCACacctatttataaatattttataaatggaaAAGTCAAAATAGAAGAAGATACAGTTTACATTTATAATGCTTTTGAACACTGAAATTTCCatgataaaagtttaattgaaaagtTTTCTACAGCTCAatggttttttttctttaaaagaaactttaacaCGTCAATGATTTTATTCAGAAAGGAAGACAAAGTTTATAATTACGAAAACAATAAAGAGGTATCAAGTCAACCTATACACAAAAACTCTAATTTCACCAAATATTATATGACGGAAAAAGAAGAATTACAaacaagacatttttttttccatttcaaaaAGTTGATacactaaattaatttaaatatattgtcaAAACATTCGCATTtgtctttgtttaaaatttttgcacatgtaatattatcttttataagTTGCACAAAAGGTTTATAAACTTGTCTTTCTTTATCTTCAATTGAAAACTCGTTGATGAAATCTTCTAAATATAAagcaaatataaatgttttagaacGAGGACaatattcataattattttcttttgtgaATCTTGTTTGTTTATGTTCTAAACATAAATCTTCGctgttaaaataatttggtaAATTCACATACTTTGGAAATGAAAATCATGTCGAATCAAATCCGTAGATGACTATTTTGTTAATAACTTCATTATCATATTTGATGGCCTTTACAACATGATTTTCAATAAGACGtcctttataaaaaacagtattatacacttgttttttaaattgttcttttaaaaagttaattgttgATCTGCAAAAAATGATTTCAGATGTGACTTCGAAGCTAGGATTAAAAGACAATCCATGAATATTATGCAAACAAAACTTATAcgttttttgatgcttttcaaATATGTCTTTATAATTTATGCAAGGTATACACTGCTtgtgaaaatattgtttatcGTTAAGAGAACGCAAACACACTTCTCTTATGCAATGTCTTCCCCATGCATGTTGCTCCTCGTtggtaataaattaaatatccagtaaccacaactaaaaacaaatgtacgttttttttttaaaaaagaagcgtattcttttaataaaataaataaaaaagtataaaaacagtttaaaaaaatttttttgttcaattttttatttaaaaaaaaaatgaattgcgttgatagcatcattaaaaaaggCCACAATAATTACGCTATTTGCGCGCCAGATGAAATATCTAAAAGATATAAGCCTCACGAAATTAAATCTGGAAATTCTTCACCCTCGTCTGTTCATGTAGAAGAAGAGCATTATACagataaaaaatcaattgaattTCTACAAAATGTACTCCATTCTAAAAGAATAACATTAAATTCTTAttctattgaaaaatgttttaaaaacagtcaatttaataatttgttagaGAATCCACAACACTATCATATTCATCTCAAACAatttgacaagttaaaaaaaaacatgtaaacgACAACTCTATAGCTGAATATTATAAATCCAAGCTCACTGTTTTGCTGCTAGAAAGAGATATTAAACCTACTTTTGATCAAACAGATGGCCATCAAACAGATGGTTAATATATTACACGCTATTGTAACACTATTTATTAcgagttttatttagtttagaaaaagaagaagaataaaaaataagactacTAATGAatctttgtaaaaattattttataggagTTTATGCTTTTGATGATCTCAGTCAAACCCATACAcatattcatattattaataatatgaaaaaaaaatggttgttttattatttacatcaatgaAACTACAAAAGTAGCAGGTCAGCATTGAAGAGCCTTGATCAAAATAGACCatactcattttttttgttttgatagttTAGGAGAAGATAGTGTATTGCAACAAATTCcaaattatttaagatataataCGCATTTGTTTAAAGCTGTAGAAGAAGTGAAAACCAATGTACAAATCAACACTATTAATATCAACTATAACGAAATTGAAACTAGTTCTTATGTACGATAAACACACCATTACCCAACAGAATGGACAGCAGATAACCATGAATTTTATtggtttactaaatttttttttaaatataactttatgaCTGGCaatcaaaatatgtttttttcatataacaaaTTTCCTTTTCAATGGAATGACAGCAGTTTATGTGGAGTGTTGCCGTCTATTTTGTAGCTCTTTTATTCCGCAGcgaaaatgttttatatagtCATCAAATTTATTCACCTTCATTGTGCAGACtgctaaacttttatttttttgaggtGACAACACTTCATGCTTCTCCACTAATTCAAATAAATCTCTATCcattttttcaacttataaaaaaaaaactcttccaATATCTTGATACTACTGCTAAACAGTTGTTTGAAAAAGATATGCATTTGCATTTATATATGAGAAAACAGGAAAATCTGGAAGAAGAGCTATTGtctatgaaaacaaaataaattccTTTGGATCAtgatatttttagaaaacaaatatttgcacaaaatgcaattaaaagatatttaaaaggCGCTGGTTTCTTAAGAACGAATAATGAATGCACGTGGGACAAATTATCCATATTAGATATTAATGCTATTCCTTCTGTGTTAAACgaggaaaatatttattatatgcaGCGAGatgaaatgaataaaatttactGGAACAATTATTCTCGATTAAAGACAGCCTATCACTTTTTAGATAAGCCTATTGATGATGTCATgactaaaaaagaaataaaaagacagGTAGCgctaaatttaatataaacaaacatgaAACGTTCATTATTAGAAGAGGTTATAGAAGAAAAATGCTTGTCATGTCAAGGTTATGGTAACCTTTATTTTATGAtctgaaaagagaaaaagaataCAGACTTGTTGAATTTTTGTTCGTGTACTGAATACAAAAAAGACAGCAAAAgtgaaaatgatgaaaatagtATGCGGAACTTGCaacggcaaaataaaaaaatattattcaaacattattaaaaaaaaaacagaagaaaaacaagataatattattttaaatgtatatatttattcgttagataagtttatataatactatttacaaaaatgttttttttaatacacttcAAATACTTTGTCGGGCGGCATATAAGGGTTGACGGGTTTTGTAACAACAGATTTCGAAGCGTTTGAAACAGCGTTTGTTTTTTTGCCTTTCCACGCTTTTTTTAAACCGCATGACAGCGAACCCACTTGCAATGCGTTTGTTACATTTTTAGGAGTAATAAAATCAGCTATTCCTCTTCGGCGGATCTTCCGTCGAATCTTAGATCTATAACGTCTCTGCCTTCTTCGTCGATAAGCCATCCCCCataagattttaaatcaaaaagtaaaaactttttatcagaTATTTCAAAATGAGGTTCTTCTCTGTCTTCATatataaacacaatttttagtttatcgtTTGAAGaagttactttaataaaatgacCATATTTCGAAGTACATAATAACGAAAAATTGCCCTTTGTTCTACTAGCTTGAAATAGTAAACCATAAAAACTAGATAGTCATGGATAGAGATAAAAATTATCTGCATAGGTTTCAAAatccatttattttatatgaggCTTTCTTCTTCGAGTAACCAAATATCAAATGATTCTTTAATTACGTTGTCAAAATCTTCATATAACATTTCAAATTCTTGTTTACTTTCATCATAAATAAAATCAGTATGAGCTTTATCATTAAAACgagttactttaatttgtttactaCCGTCCAAtcgaaaaagtaatttaaaatttgtctgAATTCGTTTTAAACAATCATTGCCTCAAAAGGTGGAAGCTTCTACATTAATAACTGAATTATAAAATTCTTGTAAACTAgttttacaatacattttttttcaaacgaacttttttatataaaaaaactaaattcatattttttttaaaaagaaaacaacatgaaaaacaccattaaattttttttttttaacgatatatttttgttatttttttaccaacatAAAATACTccgtttttttaaatgtaaaatagtatacaacttatttataatatcaaaatctAAAACCAATCCGCCTAAAAAAGTAGATATTTTTGTGTGTCCACTGTCTTTACTTCCACTTATAATCTCCGCTGCGCCATATTTGTATtcatatgttaaaatatatttaccacAATCGCCCATATcagttcataaatttttaagtgtttctttttgtcttttttatatctCCTAACAAGAGAATGTAATCATTGAGGTTGTCTTTTACATGCTGATAAAAcgtttttctaaaacattttttgcaatattttttagcatGCGTTTTTCCGTGAGTTTGTTTGCATGATCTCAGtgaattcattttattatttaaatattgtcttttttttatactcCTTTTTTAATCCGTCTAAAAGATTGTATAAAATACACTACCAAGTATGGGTATTTTTCCTTATGGGCTGCCAAGGAAACCTTTACCACGTTTTCTATGTATACGTTTTCTACCTTTACCGATTAAAGCATGATAAGATCTAGGGTGTGCTGTACGCCTTTTATGAATATAGACGTATCTTTTACCTCTcctatattttctaatattttataaaatgttcaatttctttgtttattacaattgacagttgttaaaacaaaacgATATATCGGTTTACCCACTccatttaattttctattttgtttataatttatatacttactCTTTGTTTTTCGGTAGCATGTGAGTGCTTTTCTACAAATTTGAcgctttgtatttttaaattttttttatatctttttatcttacttacttacttagcCTTACTTAGTAAGGTACTTAGTACTTAAGTACTTAAAAATTAAGTACTTAGTACTTAAGTACTTAGTACTTAAGTACTTAGTACTTGAGTACTTAGTACTTAAGTACTTAGTACTTAAGTACTTAGTACTTAAGTACTTAGTACTTAAGTACTTAGTACTTAAGTACTTAGTACTTAAGTACTTAGTACTTAGGTACTTAGTACTTAGTACTTAGGTACTTAGTACTTAAGTACTTAGTACTTAAGTACTTAagtaaatattgcaaaaaatgttttagaaaaacgttttataaacgttttatGTAAAAGACAACTTGAATGATTACATTCTCTTGTTAGGTgatataaaaaagacaaaaagaaacatttaaaaatttacgaACTGATATGGGCAATCGTGGtgaatatgttttaacatatgagTACAAATATGGTGCAGCGGAGATTATAAATGGAAGTAAAGACAGTGGACACACAAAAATCTACTTTTTTAGGCGGATTGGTTTTAGActttgatattataaataagttgtaTACTATTTTACATGTAAAAAAACGGAGTGTTTTatgttggtaaaaaaataacaaaaatatatcgtttaaaaaaaaattttaatggtgtttttcatgttgttttcttttttaaaaaaatatgaatttagtttttttatataaaaaaattcgtttgaaaaaaaatgtacttcTGCCATTGATACAGGTAAAAtgactgaaaaaattattgcgAAAGAATTTGAATCGCAAGATTTGGAGTTTAGTGAAAACAATCTAACAAGCGATAGTGACTTTATTTCATAACAATTGATCATTTTAGAAATCAAAAAGAAATCATCATCATCGAACAAGATTTGGAGTTTAGTGAAAACGATCTAATAAGCATTACAGACTTTATTTcagaaatcaaaaaagaaatcatCCTCATCGAAGATGAGGATGAAATTTTTCATAGAATTTTTAACGAGGAACAAAAAcatcaagaaaaagaaaaacaagatgaaaaaaaaaagaattcattttaataataaaaaaaagttagcttttcaactatagtttttttaaattaaatttttaataattttttttataaggtttttttatattttttagtaaaaacaaagTAAGTCGTATAAACGACGAAATGCAAAATGAATAATGGACTatcttataaaaagaaattcatataatataaatttttttttaataaatatattatatattttttcgtcttatatttgcttcttttaaataatgtttaatatcGACATACAATAGAGCAATATGAACCCAACGTTTTATTCTTTTACCCACTCTTCCAAGTTTACGGtttgttttattatctttatatctattatttGTTCTTCGTAAACATGTTAATATTCTTTTGCAATTACTCGGTTAATACTCGTTTGCAGTTTGTGTCGATATTGAACTCTGTTTTTTAgaagtttgtttttgaattgaTGTTTTTGTTCTAGAGACTGTTGTTTTTGCACGTGCCATATTTACAGTATTTAATGATCTAGGAGTATATCTTATTTTaggcatttatttaaaaattgatattttttatttaaaatttatatatattttttatttattacaaaataacctggcatttatatataaaataagttttttttatatatgcgcTTTATATATACggttttatatttctttattttgatatatatataatttttgt
This window contains:
- the LOC136083082 gene encoding general transcription factor II-I repeat domain-containing protein 2-like, whose protein sequence is MSHSKPSASTKRKIEDEKRIFQSKWKILCPEKIKDLNNISLSRNIVAERDNDIATDLRSQLTKTCKDVQAFSIAIDESTDVNAVAQLCVFIRGCNFKYEITKELLELILMHGTTTDAEIILEIEKLLGKYKLPITKLVSMVIDGTPAMIGSKKGFVGKLNEKIGKKINNFHCIIHQEVLCGKTVDLDYTQVRWLSCHRVLKAFNHLNTEIFQFLETKGQDISDIKNTMFLQDLAFLVDITKHLNDLNIILQGKNKLVTTILHIKKMSDFKWELDNLITLLLMKTAVIHDEVYAMRMLMENANSCPIENCNEYNVCERCKRSYDHIRR